The following is a genomic window from Arthrobacter sp. NicSoilB4.
CTCCGCGGCCACGTGGATGGCGTCCGAGGCTTCCTCCAGCAGGGTGATGTCGCAGACGATCGCGGCAGCGCGGAACTCGTCCCGGTGCTGGCGCAGCAGCTCGGTGAGGTCGCTGATCATCGAGTCCGCGTCGAAGTCCGCATCAGCGCCCTCGGCCGCGTCGGCGGGGGTCACGGCGACAAGGCGGACCTCGCCGTCGTTCTCGACCACCAGGGCGAACGGCAGGAACCCGCCGTTGCGCTCAAGCTGCTCCTGGGCGGCTCCGACCCCGGTGCCGAGCAGGTTCTCCAGATCGGTGGCGCTGGCCTCGGGGACGCTGTCGCGCCACGACCCGTCAGTGGACGCCGGTGCGGGCTCGGCTGCGGTTTCCGCCGGCAGTTCCGACACGGTCCTAGCCCCGGACCAGCGCCAGGACTCGGTCGCGGACGCGTTCCATGGTGGCGGCGTCGGTCGCTTCGACGTTGAGGCGCAGGAACGGCTCGGTGTTGGAAGGGCGCAGGTTGAACCAGTAGCTGCCGTCAGTGGCGATGAACGTGCTGCCGTCGAGGTAGTCCACCTCGACGTCCTCGTCGTGGAAGTCGTGCCGGACGCGCTCGACGGCGGCGGCCTTGTCCTCGATTTCCGAGTTGATCTCGCCGGAGGACATGTAGGGCTCGTATTCGCGGCCGAGCTCGGACAGCGGACCGTCCTGCTCTCCGAGGGCTGCCAGGACGTGCATCGCGGCGAGCATGCCGGCGTCTGCGTTCCAGAAGTCGCGGAAGTAGAAGTGGGCGGAGTGTTCGCCGCCGAAGATGGCGCCCTCTGCGGCCATCACGGCCTTGATGAAGGAGTGGCCGACGCGGGTGCGGACCGCCCGGCCGCCGTGGCGTTCCACCAGTTCGGGGACGGCGCGGGAGGTCAGCAGGTTGTGGATGACGGTAGGAGTTGACTCGCCGAGGCCCTGGGCGCGGGCAATCTCGCGGCGGGCCACCATGCCGGTGATCGCGGACGGGGAGACGGGTTCGCCCTTCTCGTCGATGACGAAGCAGCGGTCGGCGTCGCCGTCGAACGCCAGTCCGATGTCCGCGCCGTGCTCGACGACGGCGGCCTGCAGGTCACGCAGGTTTTCCGGTTCCAGCGGGTTGGCGGGGTGGTTCGGGAACGAACCGTCGAGTTCGAAGTACAGCGGAATGATCTCAAGGGGAAGCTTGGGCAGCAAGGCGTCGCCGAGGACTGCCGGCGTGGTGAGGCCGGCCATGCCGTTGCCGGCATCGACGACGACCTTCAGCGGGCGGGTGCCGCGGAGGTCCACGAGGCTGCGGAGGTACTCGGAGTAGCCCTTCAGGACATCGTGGACACCGATCAGGCCGCGGCTGGGGGCGGCGGGGATGGACCCGGAGTTGAGGTATTCCTCGGCCCGCGCCTGGATTTCCTTGAGCCCGGACTCGGAGGAGATCGGCTCGGCGCCGGCCTTGGCCATCTTGATGCCGTTGTACTCCGCTGGGTTGTGGCTCGCAGTGAACGTCGCGCCGGCTGCGTTGAGCGCACCGCAGGCGTAGTAGAGCTCATCGGTGGAGATGAGGTCAAGCAGCTGGACGTTGGCTCCGCGGGTGGCGGCACCGTTGGCGAAGGCCTTGCTGAATTCGGGGGAGGAGGGGCGCATGTCGCCGCCGACGAGAACCGTCTTGCCCTCCAGCTGCAGGACGTCGACGAACGCCGCGCCCACAGCCTCGACGATTTCCGCGGTAATCGATTCGCCGACGATGCCGCGCACGTCGTAGGCCTTGAAGGAGGCCGAGAGGTCAAAAGTCTTTGTCTTTTCCGTAGTCACGCGTCTTATCTTACGTTGAAGCCGATTCGGGCCGTGGAGGAGCGGTGGCGGATTCCGTCAGCCGCCGGACTGCCGGGGCAACCGCAGTGATTGTCCACATAGCGGCGCCCGTGGCTTCGTGGCTGTCGGAGGGGGCTGGGATACTGAAGCAATGGCCAATAACCAGAACGCTGCAGTCCTGTCCGCTCCGCACGCCGCATCCGCCGGACAACCGGGGACGCGGGAGCAGGCCCAGGAGGTCCTGCGCGAGCTGGTCGGGCACCCGGACGCGGAGTTCCATGACGGCCAGTTCGAGGCGATTGAGGCCCTTGTCGACGGCGGCCGGCGCGCCCTCGTGGTGCAGCGCACCGGCTGGGGAAAGTCGGCGGTGTACTTCGTCTCGTCCCTGCTGCTGCGGCGGCGCGGCGCCGGGCCGACCCTGATCGTGTCCCCCCTGCTGGCGCTGATGCGTGACCAGGTGGCCGCAGCGGCGCGGGCCGGGGTCCGGGCGGTGGCCATCAACTCCGCCAACCAGCTGGACTGGGACACCGTCCGCGAACAGCTGGCGGCGGACGAGGTCGATGTCCTGCTGGTCTCGCCGGAGCGGCTCACCAACCCCTCCTTCCGCGAGAACCAGCTGCCCGAGCTGATCCGCCGCACCGGTCTCCTGGTCATTGACGAGGCGCACTGCATCTCCGACTGGGGCCATGATTTCCGCCCGGACTACCGGCGCATCGCGGACCTGATCACCCAGCTGCCGGATACCGTCCCGGTCCTGGCCACCACTGCCACGGCCAACTCCCGGGTGGTCCACGACATCGAGGAGCAGCTCGGCGCCGGTGTGCTGACCATCCGCGGCGCCCTGGGCCGCGAGTCCCTCCGGCTGGGTGTGCTGAGCCTGCCGGACTCCCGCGACCGGCTCGGCTGGCTGCTCACGCACCTCACAGACCTGCCCGGCAGCGGAATCATCTACACCCTGACGGTCTCCGCGGCCGAGGACACCGCGCGGCTCCTGGCCGAAGCCGGCCACGAGGTCCTCGCCTACACCGGACGCACCGACCCGGCGGACCGGGAACGGGCGGAACAGCTCCTCAAAGACAACCAGGTCAAGGCCCTCGTTGCCACGTCCGCCCTGGGCATGGGCTTCGACAAGCCGGACCTCGGGTTCGTGGTGCACCTGGGGGCGCCGTCGTCCCCGGTAGCCTACTACCAGCAGGTCGGCCGCGCCGGCCGTGGCGCCGCCAACGCCGATGTGCTCCTGCTGCCCGGTTCCGAGGACCGCGACATCTGGCAGTATTTCGCCACCGCGTCCATGCCGTCGGAGGAAAAAGCCGGTGCCGTCCTGACGGCGCTCGCCGAAGCGGGGACCGCTGTGTCCACGGTGGCGCTGGAGGCACGCGTGGACTTGCGCCGGACACCGTTGGAGCTGCTGTTGAAGGTCCTGGCGGTCGACGGTGCTGTCGAGCGGGTCGGCGGAGGCTGGCGCGCCACCGGCCAGCCGTGGACCTACGACGCCGAGCGTTACGGCCGGATCGCGGAGGCCCGGGTGGACGAACAGGACTCCATGGTGATCTACCAGGACACCGCGGGCTGCCGGATGGAATACATCACCTCGGTCCTCGACGATGAGACCGCCCGTGCCTGCGGCCGCTGCGACAACTGCGCCGGCACGTGGTTCCCGGCAGACATTGCCGCCTCGGCCACCGAAGCCGCGGGCCAGACGCTGAGCCGCGCCGGTGTCCCGCTGGAACCGCGGCTGCAGTGGCCCAGCGGCATGGACCGCCTCGGCGTTCCCGTGAAGGGCAAGATCAAACCCGAAGAGAGCGTCGCCGGCGGCCGGGCACTGGCGCGGCTTACGGACCTTGGCTGGGGCGGAGCCCTGCGCGAAGCCTTTGCCGCCGGTGCCCCCGACCGCACCGTGGACCCCGGCATGCTGCAGGCGTGTGTGCAGGTGCTCCGCGAGTGGGGCGCGGGTGACAGCCGGACTCCCGGCTGGAGCGGGGCCGGGCGGCCGGCCGCCATCATCAGCGTTCCGTCCCGCAGCAAGCCCGCCTTGGTGGATTCGCTGGCCCGCGGCATCTCGGAGATCGGCCGGATCCCGTACCTGGGGCAGCTGCAGCTTGAGCACGGCGGACCGACCGGAGGGCGCGGGGGCAACAGCGCGTACCGGCTTGCCGGTGTCTGGGACCGTCTCGTGGTGGGACCGGAACTGGAAGCGGCCCTGGCCGGGATCCAGGGCCAGAGCGTCATGCTGATCGACGACCTGGTCGACAGCCGCTGGACCGTGACGGTGGCCGGCCGGGCCCTCAGGCTCGCGGGCGCCGGGGCCGTGCTGCCGTTGGTGCTTGGCCAGGCCGGCTGACCTCGGCCCCTGCATGGAGGGGCAGCGTCAGGCTGTCCAGGGTACTGAGGAGCATGATCACGGCAATCGCCAGGAACGCCGCCCGGTAAGGTCCCGCGGGGTCCCCTCCGGAGGCGCCCGCCTGGGCCATCAGGGGGCCGCTGGCCTCGAAGACCCGGATCAGGAGCGCCCCGATCGCGATCCCGGCCGCCGTCGCGAGCTGCACCATGGTCGCGGAGACGGCGTTGGCGGACGGCAGTTGGGCGGGAACGGTGTCGGCGTACTGCACCGAGGCGTAGGCCGAGAACCCGATGGACCGGAAGGCTCCGCTGGCGACCAGCAGGGCGAAGATCAGCGGTTGCGGCGTGCCGGCGTCGAGCAGGGCGCACAGCGCGAAGGTGGCCGCAGAAGCAAGCGAGGCGAAGACCAGGACCGGTTTGAAGCCGAAGCGGCGGATGAGCGGGGTCGTGGCCGGTTTGATCCCGATGTTGCCAATGAAGACCGCCGCGACAAACACCCCGGCGCGCAGCGGATCCCAGCCGAAGCCGTTCTGGAACATCAGGGGCAGCAGGAAGGGCACGGCGCTGATGGTCAGGCGGTAGATGAAGCCGCCGGTCGCCGTGGAGCGGAACGTCCGGGTGGAAAAGACGCCCAGGTCGAACAGGGGGGAGCGCGTCCGCCGCATCCACCAGGCCGCGGCGCTGAGGAACACCAGCCCTGCCGTGATGCCGATGGCTGCGAAAGCGCCGGACTCGCGGCCGCCGGCCAGCTCGAGACCGACCATGACGGACCCCACGCCCAGGGTCGTGAGCGCCAGCCCCAGCCAGTCCAGGCGGCGGTAACGGTCGCCCTTGGTGCTCGGGACCAGCCGCAGCGCCGCGACGAACGCGGCGAGCCCCAGCGGAAGGTTGACCAGGAAGATCCAGTGCCAGGACAGGAACGTTGTGAGCGCGCCTCCCACCAGCGGGGCGAGGACCGGGGCCAGCAGGCCGGGCCACACCAGGTAGGCCGTGGCGCGGAGCAGATCCTTCTTAGCCGTTCCGCGGAGCACCACGAGGGTGCCCACCGGGACCATCATGGCGCCGCCCGCGCCCTGCAGCGCCCGGCTCAGGGTGAGCATGGTGAGGTCCTGGCTGAGCGCGCACAGCAGCGAGGCCACGGTGAACACGGCAATGGCCAGGCAGAACACGCGCCGCGCCCCGAGCCGCTCCGCCAGCCACCCGCTGAGCGGGATGCCCATCGCCACGGTCATCAGGTAGGCGGTCATGGTGACGTTGACGTCCGCTGACGGGACCGAGAAGTCCGCCGCGATGCTGGGGATCGCCGTGGTCAGGACGGTGCCGTCCAGGAACTCCATAAAAAAGGTGGCGGCGACGAGGAGGGCCAGGCGGGGACTCCACCTGTCCGCGGATGCGCCGGACGGCGGCGAGGGCTCACTCATGCGGGAATCTCCACGACGCCGGGTTCAGTCCCGGGCGGCCGGCCCGGATTCGGCCGGCCCGGATTCCAGCACCGCCATGGCCGCGTTGTGCCCGCCGATCGCGCTCACGGCACCGCCGCGCCTGGCGCCGGAGCCGCAGAGCAGGATCTGCGGGTCATCCGTCGCGACGCCCCAGCGCTGCGCCGGGGTGTCCAGGGGCGCGGTGTCCTCGACGAACGGCCAGTCCAGGCCCCCGTGGAAGATGTTGCCCCGCGGCATGCCGACCGCCCGTTCGATGTCCAGGGTGGTCTTGGTTTCGATGCAGGGCTGCCCGTCCGGGCCCGTCAGCAGCAGTTCCTCGATGGGTTCAGCCAGGACCGAGTTCAGCGACTTCAGGACGGCCGCCTGCAGCTCCGCCCGGCGCCGCTCATTGTTCTCCGCCGTGATCAGCCGGTCCGGGACGTGCAGGCCGAACACGGTGAGGGTCTGCGCGCCGGCGGCCTGCAGCTCCGGGGACAGGATGCTGGGGTCCGTGAGGGAATGGCAGTAGATCTCACACGGCAGCGGGTCCGGGACGGTGCCGGCCGCGGCGGCGAGGTAGGCGGCGTCGAGCTGCGACCAGGTTTCATTGATGTGGAACGTCCCGCCGAAGGCCGCTTCCGGGCTGACCGTTTCATCCAGCAGCCGGGGGAGCCGCTTCAGCAGCAGGTTCACCTTGACCTGGGCACCCTCCCGGAGATGGTTCGGGTTCGTGGTGGGGGCAGTGCCGCTGGAGGGGTCGGAGCTCCTGAGCCGGTCCAGGACCACCGGGGCCACGTTGGCGAGGACCCACGAAGCGGTGGCCGTGTGCTCTGCGCCGTCGTGGCGGTAGCTGACCGTACCTCCGGGGCTGACGGCGGTGACGTCCGCGGATGTCAGGATGGTCGCCCCGGCCTCGCGGGCGGCGCGTTCCAGTTCCCCGGACACCGCGCCCATGCCGCCGACGGGCACGTCCCAGTCGCCCGTTCCGCCGCCGACCAGGTGGTACAGGAAGCAGATGTTCTGCTGCAGGTCCTCGTCGTCTGCCCGGGCGAACGTGCCGATCAGGGCGTCCGTCAGCACCACGCCGCGGACCAGGTCGTGCTGGAGTGACTTGGCGATGGTGTCCCCGATGGGCCGTTCGGTCAGGGCATCCCACACCGCCTCCGCGCCGGCCCGGGCCGCGAGGTTCCTCGCCTCGGACCGCGTCGGCAGCGGCGAGGTCATGGTGGGCCAGAGGGCCTCGGTGAGCTGCCGGAAGCCGGCGTAGAACTCGTTGAAGGCCCGGAATTCGCTGTCGGGAGTCCCGACGGCGGCAAAGGATGCGGCGGTGGCCGCGGCATCCCCGTTGTCGACCAGCAGCGCGCGGCCGCCGTCGTGCGGGTCCGGCGTGTAGGACGAGTACCGCCGCCGCTCCAGCCGGATGCGCAGACCCAGATCGGCGATGACCTGCTGCGGGAGGAGGCTCACGAGGTAGGAATACCGCGAGAGGCGCGCGTCGACGCCGTCGAACGCCTGGGCGGACACGGCTGCGCCGCCGGGATGCTCAAGCTTTTCCAGCAGGAGGACCTGCCGGCCGGCCCTGGCCAGGTACGCAGCCGCGGCGAGGCCGTTGTGGCCGCCGCCGACGATGATCGCGTCAAATGCGCTGTTTTTCGACATGGGGTTGCTCGACATGGGCCTATCCTGCCATCCGGGCCGCCGGAATACGTCTGTTGTCCGGCCCCCGGACGTACCGTGGCGGCGGGCGCCGGAGAGGATGCCGCCACTGGCCGGGGCCGGGTACGCAAAAGGCCCCGGTCCAGGGACCGGGGCCAAACGCGGAGACGGGGGGATTTGAACCCCCGGTGGAGTTGTGCCCCACACTTCATTAGCAGTGAAGCCCATTCGGCCGCTCTGGCACGTCTCCAATTGCTATTAACTAGCCAACCAAGGATACGCAGAAGGTGCCATGCAGTGCAAAACGGCCAACGCGGGGTCACTTCGCGCCCATGCCGGGCCCGCACACCGGCGCGAAGTGACCCCGCGTTGGCCTCGCTGGCAGGTGCCCTGGGTCAGGCGTTCCGGCCTGCCAGCGCCCGCCACAGGAAGTGCTGGCTGCGGCTCTGCAGGGCCGCCGCCTGGCGGTTGTCCGAGGCTCCCGCGTGGCCGCCCTCCAGCGCCTCGTGGAACCAGACGTTGGGAATGCCCATCGCCTGCATGCGGGCGGCCATCTTGCGGGCCTGGACGGGGCCCACCCGGTCATCCGACGTGGCCGTCCAGATGAACGCCTCCGGGTAGTCCACCCCGTCCCGGAGGAGGTGGTAGGGCGAGAAGGTCTTGATGAACTCCCACTGGTCCGG
Proteins encoded in this region:
- a CDS encoding phosphomannomutase/phosphoglucomutase; its protein translation is MTTEKTKTFDLSASFKAYDVRGIVGESITAEIVEAVGAAFVDVLQLEGKTVLVGGDMRPSSPEFSKAFANGAATRGANVQLLDLISTDELYYACGALNAAGATFTASHNPAEYNGIKMAKAGAEPISSESGLKEIQARAEEYLNSGSIPAAPSRGLIGVHDVLKGYSEYLRSLVDLRGTRPLKVVVDAGNGMAGLTTPAVLGDALLPKLPLEIIPLYFELDGSFPNHPANPLEPENLRDLQAAVVEHGADIGLAFDGDADRCFVIDEKGEPVSPSAITGMVARREIARAQGLGESTPTVIHNLLTSRAVPELVERHGGRAVRTRVGHSFIKAVMAAEGAIFGGEHSAHFYFRDFWNADAGMLAAMHVLAALGEQDGPLSELGREYEPYMSSGEINSEIEDKAAAVERVRHDFHDEDVEVDYLDGSTFIATDGSYWFNLRPSNTEPFLRLNVEATDAATMERVRDRVLALVRG
- a CDS encoding RecQ family ATP-dependent DNA helicase, producing the protein MANNQNAAVLSAPHAASAGQPGTREQAQEVLRELVGHPDAEFHDGQFEAIEALVDGGRRALVVQRTGWGKSAVYFVSSLLLRRRGAGPTLIVSPLLALMRDQVAAAARAGVRAVAINSANQLDWDTVREQLAADEVDVLLVSPERLTNPSFRENQLPELIRRTGLLVIDEAHCISDWGHDFRPDYRRIADLITQLPDTVPVLATTATANSRVVHDIEEQLGAGVLTIRGALGRESLRLGVLSLPDSRDRLGWLLTHLTDLPGSGIIYTLTVSAAEDTARLLAEAGHEVLAYTGRTDPADRERAEQLLKDNQVKALVATSALGMGFDKPDLGFVVHLGAPSSPVAYYQQVGRAGRGAANADVLLLPGSEDRDIWQYFATASMPSEEKAGAVLTALAEAGTAVSTVALEARVDLRRTPLELLLKVLAVDGAVERVGGGWRATGQPWTYDAERYGRIAEARVDEQDSMVIYQDTAGCRMEYITSVLDDETARACGRCDNCAGTWFPADIAASATEAAGQTLSRAGVPLEPRLQWPSGMDRLGVPVKGKIKPEESVAGGRALARLTDLGWGGALREAFAAGAPDRTVDPGMLQACVQVLREWGAGDSRTPGWSGAGRPAAIISVPSRSKPALVDSLARGISEIGRIPYLGQLQLEHGGPTGGRGGNSAYRLAGVWDRLVVGPELEAALAGIQGQSVMLIDDLVDSRWTVTVAGRALRLAGAGAVLPLVLGQAG
- a CDS encoding MFS transporter, whose amino-acid sequence is MSEPSPPSGASADRWSPRLALLVAATFFMEFLDGTVLTTAIPSIAADFSVPSADVNVTMTAYLMTVAMGIPLSGWLAERLGARRVFCLAIAVFTVASLLCALSQDLTMLTLSRALQGAGGAMMVPVGTLVVLRGTAKKDLLRATAYLVWPGLLAPVLAPLVGGALTTFLSWHWIFLVNLPLGLAAFVAALRLVPSTKGDRYRRLDWLGLALTTLGVGSVMVGLELAGGRESGAFAAIGITAGLVFLSAAAWWMRRTRSPLFDLGVFSTRTFRSTATGGFIYRLTISAVPFLLPLMFQNGFGWDPLRAGVFVAAVFIGNIGIKPATTPLIRRFGFKPVLVFASLASAATFALCALLDAGTPQPLIFALLVASGAFRSIGFSAYASVQYADTVPAQLPSANAVSATMVQLATAAGIAIGALLIRVFEASGPLMAQAGASGGDPAGPYRAAFLAIAVIMLLSTLDSLTLPLHAGAEVSRPGQAPTAARPRRPRA
- a CDS encoding NAD(P)/FAD-dependent oxidoreductase, which codes for MSSNPMSKNSAFDAIIVGGGHNGLAAAAYLARAGRQVLLLEKLEHPGGAAVSAQAFDGVDARLSRYSYLVSLLPQQVIADLGLRIRLERRRYSSYTPDPHDGGRALLVDNGDAAATAASFAAVGTPDSEFRAFNEFYAGFRQLTEALWPTMTSPLPTRSEARNLAARAGAEAVWDALTERPIGDTIAKSLQHDLVRGVVLTDALIGTFARADDEDLQQNICFLYHLVGGGTGDWDVPVGGMGAVSGELERAAREAGATILTSADVTAVSPGGTVSYRHDGAEHTATASWVLANVAPVVLDRLRSSDPSSGTAPTTNPNHLREGAQVKVNLLLKRLPRLLDETVSPEAAFGGTFHINETWSQLDAAYLAAAAGTVPDPLPCEIYCHSLTDPSILSPELQAAGAQTLTVFGLHVPDRLITAENNERRRAELQAAVLKSLNSVLAEPIEELLLTGPDGQPCIETKTTLDIERAVGMPRGNIFHGGLDWPFVEDTAPLDTPAQRWGVATDDPQILLCGSGARRGGAVSAIGGHNAAMAVLESGPAESGPAARD